The following proteins come from a genomic window of Paenibacillus wynnii:
- a CDS encoding YuiB family protein, whose product MGFIPVFVLAVLFFVMMFGIGFILNMLMKTTWFPAYLFVLVILPVVVYSIWDRSAMTLWEHLSSFHLVDYITGVFGLAGSVLSGWTIHKLRIGGYKMF is encoded by the coding sequence ATGGGATTTATTCCTGTATTTGTTCTGGCCGTTCTATTCTTTGTTATGATGTTCGGTATTGGCTTTATCCTTAACATGTTAATGAAGACTACTTGGTTTCCCGCATATTTGTTCGTCCTAGTTATCTTACCGGTGGTGGTTTACTCTATATGGGATCGAAGTGCAATGACTCTCTGGGAGCATCTGTCATCTTTCCATTTGGTGGATTATATTACAGGTGTTTTCGGACTTGCAGGTTCGGTGCTTAGTGGTTGGACGATTCACAAGCTGCGTATCGGCGGCTACAAAATGTTTTAA
- the hemQ gene encoding hydrogen peroxide-dependent heme synthase: protein MNEAALTLEGWYALHDFRSLNWTAWTAADDEERAVAMDELNAFIQEWSPVEEAKVGSSTMYSIVGQKADFVMMHLRESLEELNKLETAFNKTAFARFTLKAYSYVSIVELSNYAAGGGDGGDPLQNPHVIARLKPVLPKANHICFYPMNKKRELADNWYMLDMAKRRELMHSHGLIGRGYAGKVKQIISGSVGLDDWEWGVTLFAEDALQFKKLVYEMRFDEVSARYGEFGPFYVGNLLTPESFEEMLKL from the coding sequence ATGAACGAAGCCGCTTTGACACTGGAAGGCTGGTACGCCTTACATGATTTCCGCTCTCTGAATTGGACTGCCTGGACGGCGGCCGATGATGAAGAGCGCGCCGTTGCTATGGATGAGCTAAATGCTTTTATACAAGAGTGGAGCCCGGTTGAGGAAGCCAAGGTAGGCAGTTCCACCATGTACTCTATCGTGGGTCAGAAAGCTGATTTTGTAATGATGCATCTGCGCGAAAGCCTGGAAGAGCTCAATAAACTTGAGACCGCATTCAACAAAACAGCCTTTGCCCGTTTTACACTTAAAGCTTATTCATATGTAAGTATTGTAGAACTTAGCAACTATGCAGCTGGTGGCGGTGACGGTGGAGACCCGCTGCAGAATCCGCATGTCATTGCCCGCCTGAAGCCTGTTTTGCCGAAAGCAAATCATATTTGCTTCTACCCAATGAATAAAAAACGTGAGCTCGCCGACAACTGGTATATGCTTGATATGGCCAAACGGCGCGAGCTTATGCACTCACACGGCCTAATTGGTCGCGGTTATGCCGGTAAAGTTAAACAAATCATCAGCGGCTCCGTAGGCTTAGATGATTGGGAGTGGGGAGTGACCCTATTCGCCGAGGACGCCCTTCAGTTTAAAAAGCTTGTATACGAAATGCGCTTTGACGAGGTTAGTGCACGCTATGGAGAATTCGGACCCTTTTATGTCGGTAATCTGCTGACACCGGAGTCTTTTGAAGAAATGCTGAAGCTGTAA
- a CDS encoding NAD(P)/FAD-dependent oxidoreductase — MSSIPKIVILGAGYGGILTAQRLQKALNYNEADVTLVNRHEYHYFTTHLHMPAAGTDSIEHTRVSISKLIDEFKIDLVKSSVQEIRTQQKKVILEDGTLSYDYLVIALGGVPETFGIPGLDKYALTIRSINSVRLIREHIEYQFAKYKNENNAQEHINFVVGGAGFSGIEFVAELADRIPGLCKEFDVDPSLVNIYNIEAAPTALPGFAPELVEHAMNVLTKKGVTFKMGVAIKECLPGGVILATGEEIKASTIVWTGGIRGNRLIEAAGFEAMRGRVKVDEYLHAPGHENIFIIGDGSLMINPEGRPYPPTAQIAMQQGECCAHNLVASIRNQQPKKFSFSNKGTVASLGKGQGIAVVGDKTYKGWTAAQLKKVVDMRYLFIIGGIPLVLKKGRFL, encoded by the coding sequence ATGAGCAGTATTCCCAAAATTGTAATCTTAGGCGCGGGATATGGAGGAATTTTGACCGCCCAACGTTTACAAAAAGCACTGAATTATAATGAAGCGGACGTTACGCTGGTTAACCGCCATGAGTATCACTATTTTACAACCCATTTGCATATGCCTGCTGCGGGAACGGATAGCATCGAGCACACGCGGGTATCTATCTCCAAATTAATTGATGAATTCAAAATTGATTTGGTTAAATCATCGGTACAGGAAATCCGTACTCAGCAGAAAAAGGTTATTTTAGAAGATGGAACACTTTCCTACGATTATCTAGTTATCGCCCTTGGTGGTGTACCTGAGACTTTCGGTATCCCAGGACTGGATAAGTATGCATTGACGATTCGCAGTATCAACTCGGTTCGTCTGATTCGTGAGCATATCGAATACCAATTCGCCAAGTACAAGAACGAAAACAATGCCCAGGAACATATCAATTTTGTAGTCGGCGGCGCCGGCTTTAGCGGGATTGAGTTCGTTGCGGAATTGGCAGACCGGATTCCGGGTCTCTGTAAGGAATTTGATGTAGATCCTAGTCTAGTTAACATTTATAACATAGAAGCTGCACCAACAGCGCTGCCGGGTTTTGCACCGGAACTGGTTGAGCATGCGATGAACGTACTTACAAAGAAAGGCGTTACCTTCAAGATGGGAGTAGCCATCAAGGAATGTCTGCCGGGTGGAGTTATTCTGGCAACCGGTGAAGAAATCAAGGCTTCCACTATCGTCTGGACGGGCGGTATCCGTGGCAATCGGCTTATCGAGGCAGCAGGTTTTGAAGCTATGCGAGGTCGGGTGAAAGTGGATGAATATCTGCATGCGCCAGGACATGAGAATATCTTCATCATCGGTGATGGCTCATTGATGATTAATCCGGAAGGACGCCCTTATCCGCCAACCGCACAAATCGCGATGCAGCAGGGAGAATGCTGCGCGCACAATCTTGTAGCTTCTATCCGAAATCAGCAGCCGAAGAAATTCTCCTTCAGCAATAAGGGAACGGTTGCTTCACTTGGCAAAGGTCAAGGCATTGCTGTCGTTGGAGATAAGACTTATAAGGGTTGGACTGCAGCTCAATTAAAGAAAGTTGTCGATATGCGCTACTTGTTCATTATTGGCGGAATTCCGTTAGTACTGAAAAAAGGCAGATTCCTATAG
- a CDS encoding NAD(P)/FAD-dependent oxidoreductase: MSDLLIIGGGPAGMFAAFYGGMRQASVTLIESMPQLGGQLAALYPEKYIYDVAGFPKITGQELVDNLSRQMGLFQSDIRLEEKVVSVEKRDERHFVVTTDKAEYHSKAIIITAGVGAFEPRRLDLPEAGRFEKANLHYFVSDLNAFKDKKVLISGGGDSAVDWALMLEPIAEQVTLIHRRDKFRAHEHSVENLMASKVNVITPSEITELHGDEFITKVTLSHIKTKETQEIDVDSVIVNFGFVSSLGPIAEWGINIESNSIVVDSRMETNIPGIYAAGDITTYPGKLKLIAVGFGEAPTAVNNAKVYIDPEAKLSPGHSSNMKL, encoded by the coding sequence ATGAGCGACCTGCTTATTATAGGCGGTGGTCCGGCTGGTATGTTTGCAGCCTTTTACGGCGGAATGCGTCAGGCGTCCGTAACACTCATTGAAAGTATGCCCCAACTCGGAGGACAACTTGCTGCTCTCTATCCGGAGAAATATATCTATGATGTAGCAGGCTTCCCAAAAATAACCGGTCAAGAACTGGTAGATAACCTTTCACGTCAAATGGGTCTGTTCCAATCTGACATTAGGCTTGAAGAAAAAGTCGTATCTGTCGAGAAAAGGGACGAACGCCATTTTGTCGTTACAACAGATAAGGCCGAATATCACTCCAAGGCGATCATTATTACTGCGGGTGTTGGCGCATTTGAGCCACGCCGATTGGATTTGCCTGAAGCCGGTCGCTTCGAGAAAGCCAATTTACATTATTTTGTAAGCGATCTAAATGCGTTTAAAGATAAAAAGGTCTTGATTAGCGGCGGCGGAGATTCGGCAGTCGATTGGGCACTTATGCTGGAGCCGATTGCTGAACAAGTCACATTGATTCATCGCCGTGACAAATTCCGTGCCCATGAGCATAGTGTCGAGAACCTTATGGCTTCAAAAGTAAATGTGATTACACCTTCGGAAATTACCGAGCTGCATGGTGATGAATTTATTACAAAGGTAACCCTTTCTCATATCAAAACCAAAGAAACACAAGAAATTGATGTGGACAGTGTTATCGTCAATTTTGGATTCGTTTCCTCACTCGGACCTATTGCTGAATGGGGAATTAACATTGAAAGCAACTCTATTGTGGTTGATTCCCGCATGGAGACGAACATCCCGGGGATATATGCTGCAGGTGATATTACTACATATCCAGGTAAACTTAAGCTCATTGCCGTCGGATTTGGCGAAGCGCCTACTGCAGTTAATAATGCCAAGGTTTATATTGATCCCGAAGCTAAGCTATCTCCCGGCCACAGCAGCAATATGAAGCTTTAA
- a CDS encoding sporulation histidine kinase inhibitor Sda, whose amino-acid sequence MVELSDEMLLDSYHRAIELQLEHDFIALLLVEIRKRNLHSPIHAVLH is encoded by the coding sequence ATGGTTGAATTATCAGATGAGATGCTTCTAGACTCTTACCATAGAGCGATAGAACTGCAACTTGAGCATGATTTCATCGCGCTCTTACTCGTTGAAATTCGCAAACGGAACTTACACTCTCCAATCCACGCGGTACTTCATTGA